Proteins encoded within one genomic window of Micromonospora halotolerans:
- a CDS encoding DUF397 domain-containing protein, translating to MTSVAPHWRKSLRSANEGNCVEVAGNLPGVVLVRDSKDPAGPTLAFTPDSWRRLLASLGRPGLD from the coding sequence ATGACGAGTGTCGCGCCGCACTGGCGCAAGTCGCTCCGGTCAGCCAATGAGGGCAACTGCGTCGAGGTGGCGGGCAATCTGCCCGGGGTGGTGCTGGTCCGGGACAGCAAGGATCCGGCCGGGCCGACGCTCGCCTTCACCCCGGACTCCTGGCGCCGCCTGCTCGCGAGCCTCGGGCGGCCCGGGCTCGACTGA
- a CDS encoding helix-turn-helix domain-containing protein: MDIEMWIRALKAARAGADVSQEGLATLIRWSPSTVAAIETGRRRPTMEFAVAADEALGTGGLLTSLLTAGEENSGPAWFESWPGHEERATRLCYFEPCLVPGLLQTEEYARAVASAGGLYRSDRVEELVSLRMSRQRLLHRENPPECVFVIDESALRRPVGGPAAMDRQLGWLLEAAELPSVRLHVLPLDVGAHVSMGGGFVLAELPGQDRLLCLDNAARGQIADYPEWIGLVQRKWEHLLGEALSESASLDLINKLKVTP; the protein is encoded by the coding sequence ATGGACATCGAGATGTGGATCCGGGCGCTCAAGGCCGCCCGGGCCGGAGCGGACGTCTCCCAGGAGGGGCTAGCCACGCTGATCAGGTGGAGCCCCTCCACCGTGGCCGCCATCGAGACTGGGCGACGTCGGCCGACCATGGAGTTCGCCGTCGCCGCCGACGAGGCCCTCGGCACCGGCGGCCTCCTCACCAGCCTGCTGACGGCGGGTGAGGAGAACAGCGGGCCAGCCTGGTTCGAGTCCTGGCCCGGGCACGAGGAGCGGGCGACGCGGCTGTGTTACTTCGAGCCGTGTCTGGTCCCTGGCCTCCTGCAAACGGAGGAGTATGCCCGGGCGGTCGCCTCGGCCGGCGGCCTGTACCGGAGTGATCGCGTGGAGGAGTTGGTAAGCCTCCGCATGAGTCGGCAACGTCTGCTCCACCGGGAGAATCCGCCCGAGTGTGTGTTCGTTATCGACGAGAGTGCTCTGCGACGACCTGTCGGGGGACCGGCGGCCATGGACCGGCAACTCGGTTGGTTGCTCGAAGCGGCCGAGTTGCCCTCTGTGCGGCTGCACGTCCTGCCGCTCGATGTGGGCGCACATGTCTCGATGGGCGGTGGTTTCGTGCTCGCGGAGCTACCCGGACAGGACCGGCTGCTCTGCCTCGACAACGCCGCTCGGGGCCAGATCGCCGACTATCCGGAGTGGATAGGCTTGGTGCAGCGCAAGTGGGAGCATCTTCTCGGCGAGGCGCTCAGCGAAAGTGCTTCCCTCGACCTGATCAACAAGCTGAAGGTGACGCCATGA